The Carassius gibelio isolate Cgi1373 ecotype wild population from Czech Republic chromosome B5, carGib1.2-hapl.c, whole genome shotgun sequence genome segment tatttgaatatatagtcaaatgtaatttattcctgtgatgcagagctgaattttcagcatcattactccggtctagtgtcacatgatcttcagaaatcattcagatattcAGATTTGCTGCAAGTGTTGTGGACTCACCTGAACATGAGCCGGTGCGCTCAGGACGTATCTGACAGCACTGGCGATGTCTTCTGCTTTCAAACACTGTAGAAGACAAACAGCCATGATGCAGTTAAACAGCAGGATTTGTGTGAAGAGacacgtcacacacacaccatctgttTACCTTTATACTTTCATAAACAGCCGCGGCTCTCTCCGGATCGCTGTTGTGATGCCGGAAGGCAAATTCAGTTTCCACTATTCCAGGTGATATGCACTAGGAGAAAAGGAAAACTGATAGGTTCATAAATATGACAATGCTGAATACCTGGAACAGCCATTAGTCTTTTTAAATCTATTAATATTTGCTATAATTACTGGAACTTTTATTACATGACCTGGCATTAAATGAATGTATTAACTGATGACTTCATTATCTACAACAGCAATTTAAGCACTAATTAAACAACTCTTTGATATTGGGTAACATTAATTAATATCCAACCAAACAGAAATAAGAAAAAGAGaacattaaaattaatgaaaGAATATTACTAAAATGCTAGCTATTTAATTTTAAACACTATTAAATTTAACTCAAATCTCAAATATTTTTCCTCAACTATTTTGTCATCTGAAACCATTTGACCTAAAATATCTACTTAATTATTtacttcttatatatatatatatatatatatatatattatagattttatattatatataaatatatttaatgtataaacataaaatatttttcataaatatatacatgcatgtgtttgtatttatatatacataatgaataaacacagtacacatacctatattatgtaaacaaaaacctttattttggatgtgattaatcgtttgacagcactaattttaaaatgattaaatgttttgtAGTTTTTCCTTTTCATGTTTCACTAATTATTAGTTTTTCAGTAACTCTTAAGATGCTATTCTAGATTTTAATCATATGTTGAATTagttcttaatttttatttaaattttttggttaTAGCTTCAGTCATTGTATTGTGagtcttttgaaataaaatatttttatatatttcattttagtaaagatttcttttatttaaaattaaaaacatgagGTTTTAGGGTATTAATTTTAGTTACCtataataagtgtgtgtgtgtgtgtgtgtgtgtgcacaggctCACCGTGGCTCGGATGTGTGTCCTGGCCTCCCGTAGCTCCTGTCTCAGTCCCTCTGTCATAGCGGTCACAGCGTATTTGGTGGCGCAGTAGAAGTGTTCGTCAGCGCTGGGCACCATCCTGTGACCCCCCATACTGCCGAGAGATCATCAACAACAGCCTCGGATGAGTGTGTACAGCAGCACATCTCTGCTGGTCAACAACTCAAACACAGTAAAGGGCAGCACCTGTTGATGTTGATGATGTGTCCGTCGTCCACGTGTCTCTCCTTCATGGACTGGTAGGCCTCACGCGTGCAGATGGCCAGAGCGAGTATGTTGACCTGCACAGGAACACAGATGGTGTATGAATGGATGATAAAGATCCAGATCATGTCtagatcatattttaaataacttaaaactCTTTCCTGAAGCTGAAGCAGCAATGCATGGtgatgggttcaattcccaaggTAAGCATCAACTGATTAAACGTATGCCTTGAATACAAGGCAAGTCAAATCAatgcagaacaaaaaaaaaaaaaattagaatttatattttgcataaacaaAATGAAGCTTATTTTGACCAGTGTTGTTAACGTTTACTAAatagaaaaattttaataaaataaaatgtgacttttttttcaccacaattGTGTTTTTTTGCTATGGCAGAAACAAACAACAATAGTAACAAAAAACAGActttgcaagatgtaaacttggaattagaagaaaattgtgagatttaaattcagaaatgtgagataaaaagtgacaatttaatttttttttttattatgtggcagaaaatattacaataaaataagataataataataaaaaaaatgttttagtaattttagttatTCAACTTATACTACttgaaaatactgaaatattgtcAAGGCATCTTactgaaatatatttatgttgAAGTACTAAAAACTGAATTGAAACCGAACCAAAATAAAATTacactaaattaaaaatactttaaataaataaatacaactattattttatcaataaaataataacaaaatagcagaaaaattaaaatataacaataaaagctaattaaaaatattagtaaaaatcataaagtaaataaatagtaCTGAAACATATATGACTTTTGAAGTGGTCTCTCTCCTGCAAAGATTAAAAGCCTGTTTTGGTGCAGTGTTATATAAGCTCACACAAATATTACAAGAGACTAGAAATGCCTGTACAATGCACTTTCCCTTAAACAAACCAATTACTCCTTTAAAATTAATatgacaaaaacaattaaaatgaataaaaaatagtgTATAGTATaggaaaaaagacaaaatggggaaaaatgggttaatgagaaaataaagaaaaaatgaaggTTCCAGATGTCAATGCAATGCGATGCAACTGTTAGTTGTTGCATGTAcatttacatgcatgcatttggCAGTCAAAGTGACTTACACTGCATTGAAGgtttacattttatcagttcatgcattctcaaggaatcgaacccatgaccttggctttGGCAGATGCACATTGCCTGAACAACAGCTGCTGTCGTTCAAGCCGCTGTTCAGTTAGGGAAAGTGCTTTTGAGTGAGAGAAACAAATCAATGAAGTGCTGTTTGAGTGCCTACAGAAGTTCATTTAACCTCACTTTGAGCGcgaattaaaaatgcaaaaacgaTGGTTGAAAGTGTGACCATTCCAtagctgttttaaaatgtaagcaGCATTTTGAGACACAATGACTGCTTGGAAAAGGATATCGAACAGCACTGCACTGCAAGTCTCTTGTCAGCCGGGatgctgcctacatagacagcaagagtaatgatgtgtgtgtttctcacatCGATCATATTCCTCCAGCCGTCTGTCCTTCCGCTGAGCAGTGGTTCGTTGTGAGCGAGACCCGCGTTGTTGATGCACACGTCCACTCCCTGATGCAGCGTCTTGATGGCCGAAAACATGGACAGAATCTCTTCCTCGTTGCACAGATCACACTTATAGGGGATCAGAGTGCCGCTGTATCCCGCGCTCTGACACTCGGCTGCCAGCTTCTGCAAGGACAAGAACAGAAAACGTTTGAACAGTGATCTTTCAGTGTCTTCTGAGAAGGATGAGGAGACTGACAGCTGTCTGAGATCATACGGAGAAAGCGGTTTGATGCGTCCCTGTAAAGCACTGCTAACAGATTTAAGgtcaaaagtgacactaaaggCCTTTTCACTCaacttttgattaaaaatacagccaaaacactaatattgggaaatattattagaatttaaaatagccattatctattttaataaattgcaatatgcaatttattcctgtgatcaaagctgaattttcagcatcattcccccactcttcagaaatcgttctaatttGATAATCTGATGAATAAAAGGTTTCAAATAGAAATCATCTGTAACctcataaatgtctttattgtcactttttaaTACCTGCTGAATTGAAGTATACATTAGTAAaagtaaatgttattaaaaattaaatattagattaaatattaaaacatatttattaaatactaacatatatttgatttatttttttacatttatattaaatataaattaaatagtatttatttaagaaataaatataagTTATTCAGCACATTCATGCTTTAGTTTTAGAGGCTAATTATATAAATGTCCTTAAAACAAATGACTCAGATCTTCACGCCACAATAATTACAAGAATAATAATATTGCTAAACTAGTAATTTGTGGGCAAGTTGCAATTACAACAACCGTTATCATGATCGCAGCATTTCGATCGTTTAACACAATCATCCTCAGCGAGTGGCAACAGAAAAACACAGCTAAAGGTAAACCGACTTCATCCAACAAATGCATAATCAAAAATAATTAACAGTACTTTCTGATAGGCAGAAGTTCTGaataacaaaacatacacacGTCAACTAATTGCTTTTTGAAAAGAAAGACTTTATGGCACATGTCAAAACTCAAGAGAATTTCTCTTGTCTGCTCAAGAGCACTTTCCTCCATTTACTGGCTCCTGATTCttacttttatcttttttttctatttttttaagcTCATTCAATCCAAACTCTTTGCATCTAAAATCACTAAGTGGGTAAAATGCAGACAGTGATAGATGACGGGACATgtccaatctctctctctcaca includes the following:
- the dhrs11a gene encoding dehydrogenase/reductase SDR family member 11a; amino-acid sequence: MMERWKGRVALVTGASVGIGAAVARALVQHGMKVVGCARNVDKIEKLAAECQSAGYSGTLIPYKCDLCNEEEILSMFSAIKTLHQGVDVCINNAGLAHNEPLLSGRTDGWRNMIDVNILALAICTREAYQSMKERHVDDGHIININSMGGHRMVPSADEHFYCATKYAVTAMTEGLRQELREARTHIRATCISPGIVETEFAFRHHNSDPERAAAVYESIKCLKAEDIASAVRYVLSAPAHVQIGDVQMRPVEQVS